The Flavobacteriales bacterium genomic sequence CTTGCTGAGTATTTCCGAATACTGTTCGAGCTGTGTGTCCGTCAATTCTGATTTCTCGTGCAGGCGTTTCTCTTCCTTCGGTAAGACAGCCTCCACCATTTTTTGTTCAAAATGAAAATGAACCGAACCTGCGCTGAACACGGTGGGGTTTCGCAAAGCGAGATAACCGAACACAAGCATAAAAAAAGCTGTGCAGATCCGGTTGATCAGGTTGTAGTAGTCCGTCGAATACGTCAAGGCAGGTACATCTGCCTGAAACACCCTGCCGTTCATAAGCGTGAATGCTATATAGAGCAGCAACAGGGATGACAACGCCAGTTGAAAGTAAACGAAGTATTTTCCCCAGTAGAGTTTGAGTCGCTGAACATGTTGTTTGGAGGCATCGGTTGCATGGATCTCTTGTTGGAAGATGCGTATTTGCCATGCCATCAAACCCACAAAAAATATCTTCACATACATAGGGAAGCTCAGGTACCAGTTGTTGTAAAATCCGGCAAAGTAAAGCCCGGGATCATGCCTCCTGGTCAGGTAGTCGAAGGTGACGTGTATGAAAGGAAGGATCCACAAGGCGTAAAGCGACCGGGGCATGGGTTTGTTCAGAAGTGAATACAGGAAATGCGTGACGATGGCCGTGTTGCAAAGCGCAATGAATTCATAACCGGTGCGGACCCATTGGTTGCATTGAAGGCTGGGGAAAAGGTCGCGGGAACAGAATGTAAAAAGGGTGTGGAACAAAAAGAGATAGAAAAAATAGAAAGCCAGGGGGCGGTTCTCTTTCTTGTGGCTGGCGATCAATGCCACGGAGAAGAGCAAACTCTGTAAGATGATGTATATGATCAGAACCTGATGCATGCGCCTGCAATGAAACATGATGACCGCAGGGGGCATTCCTTTTCAGATCGTATGCACACCCACAGGCATCCACGAAGGATGTTATTCCCTGGGTTTGCTAATACATTTGGTTGTCGGATGAGATGAGATGCCACCGATCCTTCAAACACACACGAAAATTTGAAAGCACCACTACTGTCGTACCCCCAATATAGTGAATTTTGTTCAGATGGTTGTTGCGGCCGAAAGGGGCAACCGATAAACGGGCGGGTATTGAGATCCGGTTCACCCAAAATGAAAAGGAGCGAAACCGCATGCCCTGGGGTTCACACGGTTCGCTCCGTATTGGATCCGACTCTACCGGCTCCTTAAATCACGACTGGCCTTCTAAAGACCGGCCTTTATAAGTTTGAGCTGCTGACGTGCATGTCCGTTCATATCGGTTAACTGCACGATGTAAACCCCATCGGGAAGTGCGGAAACATCAAGGGAGCTTGTGTTGCCGGATACAGGCATAGCCTCCATAATTACCCGACCGGCGAGGTCGTGAACAGACAGGTGGCCTTCCCGGACCACATCCGCATTCCATACAATGTTTGCCGACTTGTTGCAGGGGTTGGGAAATAGTGAGAAAGCCTTTGTCTGTTCCAATCCGTGATCCGAAATTCCGGTGGTAGTGCCGATGGTAATGGTTTTTGTCATTTCATTCGATTGTTGGTCAAAAATGTCCGTCATATATACATGCACGGTATAATCGCCGTCTGGCAGGTTTTTGATGCTGACGGAGCGTGATCTCAGGTGCGGCACCGTGTCCGTAATGGTTACCACCACAACGTTGGAGGAATTCACCACCTGGATGGTAAAGGAAAACTGTGGACTTTTTGTCTGATCCGTTACCCATGCCACATGTACGGAATCGGGGTCATCGGTTACCGTGATGGAAGTGAGCTGTCCGACGGTTAGCACGGGCAATGCAGGGAGGGTGATGTTAAACGACTGGCCTTCGGATATGCTCTTCACCGTACTGCCGCCGAACTCCATGAAGTAAGCGCCGTTCTCAACGCCGGCATTGGCTTTGTTGTCGGTGGATGAGGATCCGTTTCCCGAGTAGGAGGCGGTATTCCAGGGGATCCATGTTTTGGTGTCGTACGTTCGCTTGTAGCCGTTTTTGTAAAGTCCTTTCCGGTAGTTCTGGCTTGAGCTGCACCAGTCTTCCAGGAATGAATTGGTTCCGCCGCTGTTGAAGCGTACGTTTGCAACCGGGAAATCCATGGTCACGTGGTGCGTCCATTTGCCTGTTCCGTGGTCGTAGCTCCAGAAGCCGAAGAAGCTATGCCCTTTGTAATCCCAGCGTCTGCTGACGGTTCTCACCCACGTGTTCATTTTCCAACCGACTTGAAAATTGTCGTCGTAGTGCAGGCCGGTGCCTTCACCGCCGAATTTCGTCACAATGGAGTTGGGCAGTTTATAAGGTGCGGTGATGGGGGTGGAGGTTCCGATCGGATCCCAGATGGAAAAGATAAAGTTGGTTCCCTGGCTTTTCTGCTGGATGCCGCAATAGGCGCCACCCTGGCTGCCCACATTCCAACCCATGGTTTCCCAATAAGAGCAACCGGTGGTGTTGGTGACCATCACCTCGTTCATGATGATGTCGCCATTTTTCCTGTCGGGATACCAAAGATGCTGGGCGCTTGCGGTCGTAATTCCGGATAAAAATGATGCGCTGACAAGCAGCCATTTGAAAGATCCATTCTGCTTCATGTTCCTGGGGTTTTTGTTTGATGCAAGAAGTGAAATCAAGCCCCCAAAACACTTCGGGAACATGTTTTCAGATAAAAAAATGCAGGATTTGGGAGAACTTTTGGATGGGAGGGACCCTCTCGTTCTTGCCGTTGCTCATGCATTTTAGGGAGGAGCCGGCCTGCAGGGCAGGCCCCCGGAGGGCGAAACGAAAAAACGCCATCCCAGAGGGTGGTTTACCCTTAATGTCAGCATACAGTGTCAGCAACAGCATACAGGGCAAAAATAACAAGAGCATACGGTGAATCGGAGGTTCTGTATGCTCCACACTGTATGCTCTTGCTGTTTTTGTAGCCCGAAGGGGACGAAAATCGAACCCGGTGGAGGATTTGAAGGTGGTGGTGAGGGCAATCATTTCAATGTAAATGCTTGTCCCATGCTACAACTTAAAAAAACAATGTCCAATGCGGACCTACTTTGCCCATTATATTCATCTAATTCTTTTAGGGCAGCTTTCAATTCATCGGTACTTCCGTAGGTTAGGTTGTTTTGCAAAAAGATGATATCCGTATACATGCGATCATCCTCACTCAGAATCATAGGAAAACACTGAAAACCTTTCGTGTCAATATTCTGAACAAGATAACATTTGTAATTTGTGTCTTCTTGGGGAATAGAATCAACAATAAGATAAGTGGAGATATCAATGGCGGTATCATTCACGTTCTCGGTCGAATTGAATATCACTTTTACAAAATAGGAAGTGATTGTATCTGCCTCGAATACTATGGTGTTACCAAATGAAGGAGAGAAGGGTGCTGTCCATACCTTTGTTTGTGTCCATCCGGATGATGAAATGGTAAGTAGTATGAGAAGGGTATAAAGCTTCATCGTCACAAGGTAGGGAATTCAAAAATCTGAGTGTGAACCTTTGATTGGGGAGGGCTGGATTGTTGGGTTGACCACAAAAGGGAAGATCGGAAAGCTCCTGCCGCATATTCCACGAAAGGCTGGAAGAACTTTCGAAGATGCTTTACGCGATGATCAGGAGGTTGTCGGAATAGATATTCAGCAACTGCATACGGCATACAGGGCAAAAACAACAAGAGCATACGGTGAATCGGAGGTTCTGTATGCTCCACACTGTATGCTCTTGCTGTTTTTGTAGCCCCGCAGCAGAACTCGTTCCTCGTTCGCGCGCGGGACAACTCTGAAGTGAAAGGCCGCGCCCCTGGAATCAAAAAAGGCCGCTGATGACAATCAGCGGCCTTTCTACTTCAGAGTAGCCCGTAGGAGGGCCGACCGTTAAGAAATGCTCCAGTGGAGCATTTTAGGGAGGAGCCAGCCTGTAGGGCTAGCCCCCGGAGGGCGAAACGAAAAAACCCAATGGATTTCCATTGGGTTTTGCAGAGTAGCCCGTAGGGGAATCGAACCCCTGTTTCAAGGATGAAAACCTTGCGTCCTAACCCCTAGACGAACGGGCCATTATTATATGTCAATTTGCGAATGTGCAAATCTGAAAATGGACATGCTTATCAGAACGATCATTTTCAGATAATACACCCGAAAACGGCGGGCAAATATAACAACTTTTGGAATCCACACCAATTTTCTTGGAAAGGATTTTATCCTACCCTCACGCAAGCATACTTATGGAGTGGTTTAAACCGCAAGGACCTGTGACCATTGCCCTATCACCAGAAGACCGGATAATGCGTGCAAAATTGCAGGAAACCTTTGGGGGGACCCTGCGTAGAACCTTCCATTAATCCAGTAGAGTTTGAAGCGAATAAAGAAGGGAAGAGCCATGCGTTTTTATCCCAAATTGGCAGCGATAGGCTGCCTTTTACTTGCCGTTCTCCCGGCACAGGCGTCCCACATTGTAGGAGGTGAAATCAACTACCGCTGCCTCGGCGGTACGCAATATGAGATCACCTTGACTGTGTTCAGGGATTGCTATACCGGTATTCCTCCATTCGATAATCCCGCAGCTGTCGGGGTATTCAATGTGAACAACAACCTGGTACAAACCCTGTACCTCAACCATGGCGCCGTTACACAGGTGCCACCTACCATCAACCAAATCGATCAGTGCGTAAAGATCCCCACCGATATCTGCATCGAGGTGACCACCTATAAAGGAACCGTGAACCTCCCCAATATCACCGGTGGCTACCAACTCGTCTACCAGCGGTGCTGCCGCAACCCGACCATCGTTAACGTGAACAACCCCGGCAATGTGGGTGCTACCTATTACGCCACCATCCCGTCACGTACCGTGGTGACTTGTAACAGCAACCCAACCATCAACCAATGGCCGCCCGTGTTTGTATGCGCCGGCATGGAGCTGAGTTTTGATCACTCCGCCACCGATCCCGACGGCGACTCACTCGTATATTCTCTGTGTACCCCGCTGAATTCTCCAAGCGGAACACCCATGCCGCAGCCGCCTTTCACTCCGCCATACAGTCCGATCACGTTCAAACCGCCCTTCACCCAAAACAATCCCATGGGGGGCACGCTTACTATTGATGCCAATGGACTCTTGAAAGGAACCCCTACCAACGTAGGACAATATGTGGTGGGTGTTTGCGTCTCCGAATACCGCAACGGTGTGTTCCTGAGCACCACCCGCCGCGACTTCCAGTTCAATGTATTGAGCTGCCAGAAAGATGTGGTGACCGCCATCGGTAACTATAGCACCAATTGCCTCAACAGCTCGGCTACTTTTACCAACAGCAGCGTGGGTGCCATTTCCTACCTGTGGGATTTCGGTGACCTGGCCAACGACCCCAACGATACATCAACTGTCAGCAATCCAACCTACAGCTATCCGGGACCCGGTACCTACATGGTGAACCTCATTGGTTACTCAGGCACCAGCAACTTCTGTAACGATACCCTGAAAGATTTCCCCGTGGTGATCGACAGCTGCTATAAATGCGGCCTCAACCTCGCCAAAGCGGATGCCACCGTGTGTGATGAATATTGTGATACGGTGTTTACCAATTGCGGATCGGTACAGTTTGATAACAGCAGCCATGAAGCCGGCGCTTCCCCTGGTAGCGCATGGACGCTCTCCTGGGAACATACCGTAGGACCAGCTCCCAACCGATTGTTAATAGTTGGGATTACCTACAGCGGAAATACCGGCCCTTCGGCAGTAACATACGATGGGAATGCGCTCACACAGGCAAGCACCAGTTCGATTTCTCCAACCGCAGCAGTACAGTGGTGGTACTTGAAAAATCCTGCAACCGGAACTGCAGATATAGAAGTCAGCTGTGCCAACAAAACCACCAACGCTGCAGGAGGAGCAGTGTCGTATTCCTGTGTGAATCTTTCAGGAGGATCACCGTTTTTCAATACTGTAAGTTGGTATGGTACAGGTGGAAGTGCCAGTGTAACCGTTACCACCGTATCCAACAGGGATCTGGTAGTGGATCTGATGGCTACGAATGCCGGCACAGTGACCGGTCCCGGAGCTGGTCAAACCATGCGCTGGAACGACAATCAGGGATCGATCTGGGGATGGTTTTCGGATGAACCTGCAACCGGTGGTAATGTGACCATGGATTATACCGGAAACCTGGCAGGAGTGAATTGGATAAAGCTAAGTGCCTATATAAGGAATAGCAATACAGGTCTTGATACAGCCATTACTTGCACCGGCGGCGGTGCGGGTGATGGTACCGCAGACCTGACCGTAATCGGAGGCAGTGCGCCATATAACTACGCGTGGGACAATGGTGCCACCACGGAAGATATCACCGGCCTCATGCCGGGTGTGTACAAGGTGACCGTGGATGACGGCTCCACCTGCCAGGATACCTCATCCATCGTGATCGACGGAAATTCCGTTTTGAGCCTTTCTACCTCCATGACACCCGCCGCCTGCGGTAGTGCCAATGGAACAGCCACCGTAACGGTTACCGGGGGAACCGGGACCTATTTATGGAACAATGGACAAACCACACAAACCGCCACCGGCCTTGCACCAGGTACATATGTGGTACAGGTGATGGATACCGTTGCCTGTTTCCGATCCGATACCATTACCGTTACCGAAGGAACGGTGATTGCCCTGACACCATCCAGCACCAACCTTGCCTGTTATCGCGACAGCACGGGCATGGTCTCCGTTTCACCCAACAATGGTACCGGGCCCTTCACGTATTCCTGGTCGCCAGGTGGACATACATCCCAAACCGTGACCGGACTCCTTGCAGGTACCTACACCGTAACCGTAGACGACAACAGCATGTGTTCGGGAACGCGCACCATCACCATTACACAACCGAATGACCTGGCCGTGGCAGATACACCCACCACCGTGCTCTGCTATGCCGACCGCGGAGATATTGCACTTACCGTAACAGGGGGTACACCCGGCTATACGTATGTATGGGATGATTCCACCGCCCAGACCACTGCCTCCGCCACCGGCCTGTTCCAGGGTAATTACAATGTGACCGTCACCGACCTGAACGGATGTACCTTTGAACTGGCCACAGCCCTGCCGGGGCCATTCCCACTCGTGCCCGAAATCCTCGATTCCAGCACCATCGATTGTATCGGTAACTTCAATGGCATCGCCAATTCATACGCTTCCGGTGGCACAAGTCCTTTCACCTACCTGTGGACCGACGGACAAACCACTGCAACGGCAACCGGACTTACACCCGGCGTACACCACGTGACCATTACCGATGCCAATGCCTGCGTGGCGGAAGATTCCATCACCATTACAGACCCGGGTGTGCTGACGCTGACCGTGGATGCATCGGCGCTGGTTTGCAATGGCGATAGTGATGCCTATGCAACCGTCGTCCCTTCCGGTGGCATCCCGCCTTATACCTATCTGTGGTGCAATGGAGAAACGACGCAGAACATCAGCGACCTCAAGGCCCAAAGCTGTAATGTGACCGTTACCGACGACAATGGTTGCAGCCAGGTGATCCCTGCCAATATCATTGAGCCCGGACCGCTTGCAGGAAATCCCTCCGTATCCAATGTGTCGTGTAACGGCGGCAACGATGGAACCATCACCCTCAGCACCAGCGGCGGAACATCTCCCTTCTTCTATCAATGGGATGACCCTTCTTCGCAAACAAGTGCAAGCATCACCGGCCTGATCCTGGGAACATATCACGTGACCATCACCGATACCAACGGATGTGTTGGCTTTGACACTGCCAGCATCACCCAGCCGACGGTGTTGTCCATATCCACCGGGAAAAACAACAGTTCATGTGGCCAGCCGGATGGAGACGCCACAGTAACCGCTTCCGGCGGTACACCAGGCTATGTGTATGTGTGGGATGATGACTCCACACAAACCACCGCCACCGCAACCGGCCTGAGGGCGGGTACCTACAACGTGACGGTAACAGACAGCCTCGGATGTACACAAACCTCCTCGGTGAACATCAGCGACCAACTGGCGCCATCTACCACCATGTCCGGCGTGGACCTGCTCTGTTTCGCCGATTCGAACGGAACGGCCACCGTGACACCAAGCGGCGGGCAAACGCCTTATTCGTATGTATGGGGTGATGGCCAGACCACCGCCACCGCAACCGGACTCTCAGGAGGTAACCACCTCGTGACGGTCACCGATGGCAACGGATGTATCTCCACCAACAACCAGGTGCTGACTGAACCGACCATTCTGACACATACTACCTCCGGCAACGACGAAACCTGTACCAGCGCAAACGGAAACATCAGTATCACCGCCGGTGGTGGCACACCCGGCTATACCTATGTGTGGGATGATGCCAACAGCTCCGGTACCGCATCGGTGACCGGACTCCCTGCCGGAACCTATCACGTGACCATGACGGATCTCAACGGTTGTCAGGTGCTGGATTCGGTGACCATTGCCGATCAACCTTCCCCCGTGCTTAGCGTGACGGGAACCGATGCCGCATGCAACGGTGACTCCAGCGGATGGGCCTCTGTAACCGTTGTCGGTGGAACAGCACCCTTCACCTACCTGTGGGATGATGTCACTGCCCAAACCACCGACACAGCCGTGGGGTTGAATGCCGGAACCTATGTTATTATCATGACGGATGTAAACGGATGTGCAGATACCGATTCCGTTGCCATCAATCAACCCACTCTTATTACCGCTACAGCGGATAGCACGGAAGCCCTTTGCGGTACGTCAACCGGTACGGCTACCGTGAATGTGGCAGGTGGCACGCCGGGTTATACCTATGTCTGGAGCGATGCCGGTTCGCAGGATTCGGTAACGGCCACCGGTCTGTCATCCGGCTTGTATACAGTTACTGTCACAGACGCCAACGGATGTGTGCTGATCCGCACCGTGAACGTACCATCGGCCCCATCCACAACGGCCACGGCCACCGGCACCGATCTTTCTTGTTTTGAAAGCGACGACG encodes the following:
- a CDS encoding AraC family transcriptional regulator; this encodes MHQVLIIYIILQSLLFSVALIASHKKENRPLAFYFFYLFLFHTLFTFCSRDLFPSLQCNQWVRTGYEFIALCNTAIVTHFLYSLLNKPMPRSLYALWILPFIHVTFDYLTRRHDPGLYFAGFYNNWYLSFPMYVKIFFVGLMAWQIRIFQQEIHATDASKQHVQRLKLYWGKYFVYFQLALSSLLLLYIAFTLMNGRVFQADVPALTYSTDYYNLINRICTAFFMLVFGYLALRNPTVFSAGSVHFHFEQKMVEAVLPKEEKRLHEKSELTDTQLEQYSEILSKLMNENKVYLDHDLSLNKLSNLSNIPSRQLSQYINSAFNKNYKEYINGYRVTNAKDLLMKDDSLTIYSIAVDSGFNAESTFYQVFKQQTGLTPKQYQDRCKNNKGIQHTAYSASTET
- a CDS encoding DUF3472 domain-containing protein — protein: MKQNGSFKWLLVSASFLSGITTASAQHLWYPDRKNGDIIMNEVMVTNTTGCSYWETMGWNVGSQGGAYCGIQQKSQGTNFIFSIWDPIGTSTPITAPYKLPNSIVTKFGGEGTGLHYDDNFQVGWKMNTWVRTVSRRWDYKGHSFFGFWSYDHGTGKWTHHVTMDFPVANVRFNSGGTNSFLEDWCSSSQNYRKGLYKNGYKRTYDTKTWIPWNTASYSGNGSSSTDNKANAGVENGAYFMEFGGSTVKSISEGQSFNITLPALPVLTVGQLTSITVTDDPDSVHVAWVTDQTKSPQFSFTIQVVNSSNVVVVTITDTVPHLRSRSVSIKNLPDGDYTVHVYMTDIFDQQSNEMTKTITIGTTTGISDHGLEQTKAFSLFPNPCNKSANIVWNADVVREGHLSVHDLAGRVIMEAMPVSGNTSSLDVSALPDGVYIVQLTDMNGHARQQLKLIKAGL
- a CDS encoding gliding motility-associated C-terminal domain-containing protein, which produces MKRIKKGRAMRFYPKLAAIGCLLLAVLPAQASHIVGGEINYRCLGGTQYEITLTVFRDCYTGIPPFDNPAAVGVFNVNNNLVQTLYLNHGAVTQVPPTINQIDQCVKIPTDICIEVTTYKGTVNLPNITGGYQLVYQRCCRNPTIVNVNNPGNVGATYYATIPSRTVVTCNSNPTINQWPPVFVCAGMELSFDHSATDPDGDSLVYSLCTPLNSPSGTPMPQPPFTPPYSPITFKPPFTQNNPMGGTLTIDANGLLKGTPTNVGQYVVGVCVSEYRNGVFLSTTRRDFQFNVLSCQKDVVTAIGNYSTNCLNSSATFTNSSVGAISYLWDFGDLANDPNDTSTVSNPTYSYPGPGTYMVNLIGYSGTSNFCNDTLKDFPVVIDSCYKCGLNLAKADATVCDEYCDTVFTNCGSVQFDNSSHEAGASPGSAWTLSWEHTVGPAPNRLLIVGITYSGNTGPSAVTYDGNALTQASTSSISPTAAVQWWYLKNPATGTADIEVSCANKTTNAAGGAVSYSCVNLSGGSPFFNTVSWYGTGGSASVTVTTVSNRDLVVDLMATNAGTVTGPGAGQTMRWNDNQGSIWGWFSDEPATGGNVTMDYTGNLAGVNWIKLSAYIRNSNTGLDTAITCTGGGAGDGTADLTVIGGSAPYNYAWDNGATTEDITGLMPGVYKVTVDDGSTCQDTSSIVIDGNSVLSLSTSMTPAACGSANGTATVTVTGGTGTYLWNNGQTTQTATGLAPGTYVVQVMDTVACFRSDTITVTEGTVIALTPSSTNLACYRDSTGMVSVSPNNGTGPFTYSWSPGGHTSQTVTGLLAGTYTVTVDDNSMCSGTRTITITQPNDLAVADTPTTVLCYADRGDIALTVTGGTPGYTYVWDDSTAQTTASATGLFQGNYNVTVTDLNGCTFELATALPGPFPLVPEILDSSTIDCIGNFNGIANSYASGGTSPFTYLWTDGQTTATATGLTPGVHHVTITDANACVAEDSITITDPGVLTLTVDASALVCNGDSDAYATVVPSGGIPPYTYLWCNGETTQNISDLKAQSCNVTVTDDNGCSQVIPANIIEPGPLAGNPSVSNVSCNGGNDGTITLSTSGGTSPFFYQWDDPSSQTSASITGLILGTYHVTITDTNGCVGFDTASITQPTVLSISTGKNNSSCGQPDGDATVTASGGTPGYVYVWDDDSTQTTATATGLRAGTYNVTVTDSLGCTQTSSVNISDQLAPSTTMSGVDLLCFADSNGTATVTPSGGQTPYSYVWGDGQTTATATGLSGGNHLVTVTDGNGCISTNNQVLTEPTILTHTTSGNDETCTSANGNISITAGGGTPGYTYVWDDANSSGTASVTGLPAGTYHVTMTDLNGCQVLDSVTIADQPSPVLSVTGTDAACNGDSSGWASVTVVGGTAPFTYLWDDVTAQTTDTAVGLNAGTYVIIMTDVNGCADTDSVAINQPTLITATADSTEALCGTSTGTATVNVAGGTPGYTYVWSDAGSQDSVTATGLSSGLYTVTVTDANGCVLIRTVNVPSAPSTTATATGTDLSCFESDDGEAICIPAGGTPPFTYIWSDGQTTNPATGLAAGVYTVTVSDQYGCDTTAIVALTQPTVLDIQLGSDTGGCDNLTFTIGGLATGGTPGYSYLWNDNAGSTTSSITVLNTSTMTYVITVTDTNGCEATDDVMLSSSPLPMPNFSMTQEPTCDGLKIKFNNLTANGSNYYWDFGDGTTSSNPSPTHLFDYNTLPNIKLVVVNGDCRDSIMVTDTIGEWHTYQNFTIPSVFTPNGDGINDYFEIQTDGDLTRCTFMKMIMNRWGVVIYQPDYGRLSWDGTTVAGVPVPSGTYFYLVQIKDKEYSGYVQLIRDEK